The Pseudomonas pergaminensis nucleotide sequence CGGCGGCACTCCATTGGTCCTGGTAGTGGACCTGCTCCACGGGCGTGTAGTCCGGCAGCTTGGGGTTGACGGTGTAGTAGAGCACCACAGCCAGGACGATGCCCAGCACAGTGAGTATCAGGAGTAAAACACGGGAAAAAATGCGCAAGATGGCTATCCTTGTCTCGGCCTTGTCGAGGTGTAGCGCTGTTATGCCACCACGCCACGGGTGCGGCAAGTGGCCATGAGCCTGGGAACAGGCGGTCCGCGATCCGTCGCGGGCCTACATCATGAATGAAAATGCTTTTAAACACGTGAACTTATCAGAAGTTTCCTGCTCACATGCCGGTAGCCATTGGTCGTGGCCGCCTGATAAGCTCGCGACTTTATTCGAATGCCCTTTTGGCGCATGAACAAGGAAATAGCATGAAACAGCATCGGTTGGCGGCGGCGGTGGCCCTGGTTAGCCTGGTACTTGCGGGTTGTGATTCGCAGACCAGCGTAGAGCTGAAAACCCCGGCGCAGAAAGCTTCCTACGGCATCGGCCTGAACATGGGCAAGAGCCTTGCCCAAGAAGGCATGGATGACCTGGACTCCAAAGCAGTAGCCCAAGGCATCGAAGATGCTGTCGGCAAGAAAGAGCAGAAGCTCAAAGACGACGAACTGGTTGAAGCGTTCGCCGCACTGCAGAAGCGTGCTGAAGAACGCATGACCAAAATGAGCGAAGAGTCGGCAGCCGCCGGCAAGAAATTCCTCGAAGACAACGCCAAGAAAGACGGCGTCGTCACCACCGCTTCCGGTCTGCAGTACAAGATCGTCAAGAAAGCCGACGGCCCTCAGCCTAAGCCGACTGACGTGGTGACTGTGCACTACACCGGCAAACTCACCAACGGCACTACCTTTGACAGCTCCGTGGATCGCGGTAGCCCGATTGACCTGCCGGTCAGCGGCGTGATCCCGGGTTGGGTCGAAGGCCTGCAACTGATGCACGTGGGCGAGAAGGTCGAGTTGTACATTCCTTCCGACCTGGCCTACGGCGCACAGAGCCCGAGCCCGGCGATTCCAGCCAACTCCGTGCTGGTTTTCGACCTGGAGCTGCTGGCCATCAAGGACCCAGCCAAGGCTGAAGCGCCTGCTGCACCTGCCGCCAAGAAGTAATCGGCGCCTGAACACACAACGCCCCGTATCGACGGGGCGTTGTTGTTTCTGGGAGGTGCACATTTCTAAATGGGGGAGCTGGTTTGCCTGCGATAGCGGTGGATCAGCCAGCCCTCTATGACAAAACGCCGCAGTCGCAGGCAAGCCAGCTCCCACATTGAAGCCAGTGCAGATCCAAACGAACGTCTGTGGCAGGTAACAGTCTGATATAAGACTCGAGTACGGGTAGCCGCACATCAATGCCAAGTCAATGAAATCTTGGGTTTTTTTTATGTGCGCAAAAAACGCCCGATCTGACTGCAAGCCTTGTACTACGTGGCTTTCAGGCCAGAAAATAGGCTCTGTTCACAAGGTTATCCACAATTTGTGTGGATAACCTTTTATGTCGCCTGGAACTGGAGTGACCCATGAAACCACCCTTCAATTTCACCCGTTTCCTGCCCATGGCCGCACGCCTCCTGGGTCGCGGGCGCTTGCCGACGCTATTGTTCGCGGTCGCCGCCAAAGGCTCGAGCCAGGGCAACCGGCTGGGCAAGCTCAAGGATGATCTCAAGTTGCTCCAAGCCCTGTGCCTGGCCTACTGGCGCGGCGAATACCGGTCGATCAGCCCCAAGGCGCTGATCTCGGTGGTGGCGGGGCTGATGTACTTCCTGAGCCCGATCGATGCGATCCCGGACTTTATCCCGATGTTCGGCATGCTCGATGACATTGCCGTGCTGGCATGGGTCATGAAGACCCTGGAAGGCGAACTGAGCGCCTTTCGCACCTGGCGTGATGCCCAACGCCCGGAGAAGCTCGCCGTGGTTGAGCGCCTGCCTGCGACGCCATCGCTACTGGCCAAGGAAAACCCGCAAAAAAACCCATGACGTGGCTATCCCCCTGCGACCTTTGTGGCTGTTAGGATTACACTCCTAAGGAAAGAGCTTACTAAGTAAGTGCAGTTATCCTACGGGGCAGTCATGGATATTCAGATAATTTCACGCAATGGCGAACCCGAATACGCGGTGTTGCCATGGGACCAGTACCAGGCGCTGCTAAAAGCTGCCGGTCAGCTACAACCAACGCTACTTCCGTCTGCATCGACTGCCCAAGCCGTCCCCGACCAGGACCTGCGCCCGCTCGCAGACCTGCGCGGCTTGCGCGAAGCCAAGGGCCTGGCGATCGAGACCCTGGCGCGTACCGTGGGTATCAGCCCGTCATACCTTGGATTGATTGAAAGTGGTGAGCGCCAGCCGGATGCCGCGATCCGCCGCAGCCTGGCCTGGGAATTGGGCGTTGCAGGTTGGAGGGATGAATCTTGAGCCTACGTATCAGCCGTCAACACTGGGATGGGTTACTCAACGAACTGGACCAGGCGCGCCGCCAGCGCCATCTGCTGACTTACCGTGCGCTGCTGGAGCGCCTGCAATTTCCCACACCGGCCATGCAAACCCTGGCTGCCGCCCTGGAGCACCTGGCGGCGCTGGACGCCAAGGCCGAGCAGCCGTTGCGCAGCTCGCTGGTGATCAGCCAGGGGGCCAGCCGCTTGCCGCGTACCGGGTTTTTTGAATGCGTGGAGCGCCTGGGGCGTTTCAGTGGGCCGTCGGATGGCGTGGCCGCTGCCTCCTGGCATGCATCGGAAGTGGTGCGGGTGTTCGAATACGAGTATCCGGAATCCGCCGAGGCCTAAAGCGCCTGGGCTAGCGCGTCCATGCTGTCGATCACATGGATGCTGTAGCCGGCCATGTCCTTTGCATGGTGTTTGGCTTGCGAGGCCAGTTCCGCCAACTGGCTGGCATCGAGTTGTCCACAGGCCTGTGGATACAAATGCACCACGCCGATGGACAGCGACAGCAGCGCAAACTCCTGGCGCACGCCCTGGCGGTTCAGCGCCACGAAACAGCCGGCATCCAGGTGCTCGGCGCGGTAGAAGCGTCGGCATTGGGTGTGGAAGTCGTCCAGCAGCTGGTTGAGGCGCTTGCGCCAATCCTGCGGGCCGAGCACCAGTAAAAAGTCATCGCCACCGATATGCCCGACAAAGTCGCGGCTGGGATCGACGCGGTCGTTCAGGCACTGCGCCAGGCACAACAACACCTCATCCCCACGCCCATAGCCGTAGATGTCATTGAACGGCTTGAAACTGTCGATATCCACGTAGCAGATCACCGACTCCCGCTGTTGTTG carries:
- a CDS encoding YkvA family protein, which produces MKPPFNFTRFLPMAARLLGRGRLPTLLFAVAAKGSSQGNRLGKLKDDLKLLQALCLAYWRGEYRSISPKALISVVAGLMYFLSPIDAIPDFIPMFGMLDDIAVLAWVMKTLEGELSAFRTWRDAQRPEKLAVVERLPATPSLLAKENPQKNP
- a CDS encoding FKBP-type peptidyl-prolyl cis-trans isomerase → MKQHRLAAAVALVSLVLAGCDSQTSVELKTPAQKASYGIGLNMGKSLAQEGMDDLDSKAVAQGIEDAVGKKEQKLKDDELVEAFAALQKRAEERMTKMSEESAAAGKKFLEDNAKKDGVVTTASGLQYKIVKKADGPQPKPTDVVTVHYTGKLTNGTTFDSSVDRGSPIDLPVSGVIPGWVEGLQLMHVGEKVELYIPSDLAYGAQSPSPAIPANSVLVFDLELLAIKDPAKAEAPAAPAAKK
- a CDS encoding helix-turn-helix domain-containing protein codes for the protein MDIQIISRNGEPEYAVLPWDQYQALLKAAGQLQPTLLPSASTAQAVPDQDLRPLADLRGLREAKGLAIETLARTVGISPSYLGLIESGERQPDAAIRRSLAWELGVAGWRDES